AGCTTGTTGTAGGTGTTGCCCATGGCGGGGCCATGGCCGCGTCCGGCGCCGTCGTTGGTGCCGGTCCACAGGAACAGCCGGTTGACGTTGGTGCCGCCGGTGAACGAGCAATGGTAGGCGTCGCAGACGGTGAAGGCGCGCGCCAGCGCGTACTGGAAAGGCAGGTCCGCCTCGGCGTAGTACGCCATCGAGTGATTTTTCTTGGCCGCCGGCCAGAAGCCCATGCGGCCGTCGTCCCAGGCCTGCTGGGCGTTGGACCAGGTGTGCGGCGTGCTGGCGATGCGCATGGCCTCGAAGGCCGCGCGCGTGTCCAGGCGGAACGGCAGCACGGTGCGCGGGCCGCCGTCAGTGCTGTCGTTGTACTGCGACCAGACGCTGCGGCGTTCGTGTTCGGGGCTGGCGGGAACCGGAATGGGGAAGCGGTCGCCGAAGCCGCGCACGCCGGCCAGGCCGCCGAAATAATGGTCGAACGAGCGGTTCTCCTGCATGAGGACCACGATGTGTTCGACGTCGCGCAGCGTGCCGCTGCGCCGGTCGGGTTCGATCGCCAGCGCCCGTCGGATGGCCGCGGGAAACAGGCCGAGCGCGCCGGCGGCGCCCGCGAGCGCGGCGCCGGTGCGCAGGAAGTCGCGTCTGTTCGACATGAAGCCTCCCAGCGGGCGCCGCCGCCCGCGGCGGATGGGGTGTCAGCGCTTGCGCGTGCTTTCCGCGTAGTCCATGTAGAGCCTGTGGGCGCGGCGCGCCAGCGGGCCGTATTCCAGCGCGCGGTCCTCGACGCGGTTGACGTGCACCACCTTGCCATAATTGCCCGAGGAGAACACCTCGTCGGCCGATTCCACGTCGGCGCGCGTCAGGCTGCGCTCCTGCACTTCGACGCCGTCGGCCTTGAGCAGCGCCAGCACGCGGCGGCGCGTGATGCCGTTCAGGAAGGTGCCGTTGTCGACGGGCGTGCTGACGACGCCGTTTTTGGCGATCCACAGGTTGCTGGTGGCGAACTCGGCGATGTTGCCGTCGCCATCCAGCATGATGGCGTTGTCGAAGCCACGGTTGGCCGCGTCGCGGATGGCGCGCTGGCCGTTCGGATAGAGGCAGGACGCCTTGGCGTCGGTGGGCGCCATGTTGGACCAGGAGCGCGCGAAGCTGGAGAAGCAGGCCGAGAAGCCCTGTTCGCCGGGCATCGGCACCTTGAACACATGCAGCACGAATTGGGTGCGGTCGGCGTCGGGCAGCAGGAAGCCGTCGGCGCAGTAGAACATCGGCTTGATGTACAGCTCGGTGCCTTCGGGGAACTTGGCGACGGCCTGCAGGCACAGGTCCTGGATCGCTTCCCAGCCGAGCTGCGGCTTCATCAGCATCTTCTCGGCCGAGCGCACCACGCGCTGGCAGTGCAGGTCCAGGTCGGGCGTGAGGCCGCGGAACGCGCGCGCGCCGTCGAACACCATGCTGGCCATCCAGAAGGCATGGTCGGCCGGACCGAGCAGCTTGGGGTTATCGGTGGTCCATTGACCGTCGTGCCAGTAAACGGCATCCATGTGTCTCTTCCTTGGTTGCGAATCAGGGGGCGCTTGCCGCGCCGAATCGTGAGGATACATGAGACGGCGCGGCCGGGCCGGGCGGCGCGGCCGGCTGGCGGGTTGCATGGGCGGTTGCCGCGATGCAAAAAAACCGGGGCCGCGAATCGCGGCCCCGGTTTCTCGGACGAAATGGCGGACGGCGTCAGGCGCGCGCGGCGCGGCGGCGTTCGGCAAACGCCGCCAGCTCGCCCACGATGCCGCGACGGAACGCCAGCACGCAGATCACGAAGATCAGGCCGATCACGATGGTGACCGACTCGCCCAGGCGCAGGAACCAGTCCACGCCGGTCAGCTTGGCCAGGGCCTGGCCGAAGTCGCCGACCTTGTTCTCCAGCAGCACGACGATGAAGGCGCCCAGGATCGGGCCGGTCAGCGTGCCCAGCCCGCCGATCAGCGTCATCAAGATGACCAGGCCCGACATCTGCCAGGTGGCGTCGGACAGCGTCGCCGACACGAACACCAGCGTCTTGGTGGCGCCGGCCAGGCCGGCGATGGCGGCCGACAGCACGAAGGCCAGCAGTTTGAAACGGTCCACGTCATAGCCCAGCGAGATCGCGCGCGGCTCGTTCTCGCGCAGCGCCTGCAGCACCTGGCCGAAGGGCGAGTGCACTGTGCGCCAGATGATGTAGAAGCCGATGATGAAGATGCCCATCACCACGTAGTACAGGTTCAGGTCCTTGGACAGATCCAGCATGCCCAGCAGGGTGCCGCGCGGCACGCTTTGCAGCCCGTCCTCGCCGCCGGTGAACTTGGCCTGCAGGAAGAAGAAGAACACCATCTGCGCCAGCGCCAGCGTGATCATGGCGAAGTAGATGCCGCTGCGGCGGATGGCCAGCGCGCCCATCGCCAGGCCCAGCAGGGCGGCCACGCCCACGCCGAACAGCAGGCCCAGCTCGGTGGGCAGGCCCCATACCTTGAGCGCATGGCCCGCCGCGTAGGCGGCGCTGCCCAGGAAGGCCGCGTGGCCGAAGGACAAGAGGCCGGTGAAGCCCAGCAGCAGGTTGAACGCGCAGGCGAAGAGCGCATAGCACATGACCTTCATGGCGAAGATCGGATA
The Achromobacter sp. AONIH1 DNA segment above includes these coding regions:
- a CDS encoding branched-chain amino acid aminotransferase; amino-acid sequence: MDAVYWHDGQWTTDNPKLLGPADHAFWMASMVFDGARAFRGLTPDLDLHCQRVVRSAEKMLMKPQLGWEAIQDLCLQAVAKFPEGTELYIKPMFYCADGFLLPDADRTQFVLHVFKVPMPGEQGFSACFSSFARSWSNMAPTDAKASCLYPNGQRAIRDAANRGFDNAIMLDGDGNIAEFATSNLWIAKNGVVSTPVDNGTFLNGITRRRVLALLKADGVEVQERSLTRADVESADEVFSSGNYGKVVHVNRVEDRALEYGPLARRAHRLYMDYAESTRKR
- a CDS encoding branched-chain amino acid ABC transporter permease; this encodes MNRQFLGYAALAIVVAMLPFVGVYPIFAMKVMCYALFACAFNLLLGFTGLLSFGHAAFLGSAAYAAGHALKVWGLPTELGLLFGVGVAALLGLAMGALAIRRSGIYFAMITLALAQMVFFFFLQAKFTGGEDGLQSVPRGTLLGMLDLSKDLNLYYVVMGIFIIGFYIIWRTVHSPFGQVLQALRENEPRAISLGYDVDRFKLLAFVLSAAIAGLAGATKTLVFVSATLSDATWQMSGLVILMTLIGGLGTLTGPILGAFIVVLLENKVGDFGQALAKLTGVDWFLRLGESVTIVIGLIFVICVLAFRRGIVGELAAFAERRRAARA